The Magnolia sinica isolate HGM2019 chromosome 11, MsV1, whole genome shotgun sequence DNA window TCCCgtaatgtctgtgagaaatccactctgtctatctgtttttccCGATCATTTTAGAATGCAAGGctaaaacgaggcagatccaaaactcaaatgggccgcacaataggaaaaaaatgggtagaaaaattccaaccgttgaaacctccctagctttaccttgatgtttacatgcgatctaaaccgtccataagGTAATTCCTACTGGGATCAGCTGAAAGCACAAAaacattagcctgatccaaaatatCCGTGGCCCCGAGAATGTCTCaacggtgaacgttcaatcctcGCTGTtttctgtcgtgtggcccacttgaattttggatctgccttatttttggctcatgtggtccactttgatCGCTTGGGATAATCAGGAAGTGACGTTTCTAGCCCAATGCCTGCTACGTAGAAGGCAAGATGGTGGATATCATCCGTCGATCTAAGTGTCCATCTccgcaggaagcggattgcgtagtaactcagtatgctaaccgtactgagtaaactttgtctggtccaccgtgatttaattattttatccaatcctttcatccattttaccatataattttaaggcttgaaacaaaaaatgaaccatatccaaagttcaaatggaccacaccatgtcaaacagtgtgaattgatcgtctgccgttgaaaatttctcaaggtaacagaagttgtggatcaagcttatattcgtgttttcccttcatccatgttttttggatctcatgaacatgttggatgacaaataaatatcactgtgggggcgtattaaggtttcaacggtggaaatcattattcccactctttcctgtggtatggtccacttgagctttggatatacttcaattttgatctcaacccgttaaatgagctgcaaaaacggatggacggcgtggatgaactacatacattcacgtagggcccaatagagtttactcagtacgataagagcgtcctgagtaactcagtacgcaatccgatttcatctcCGCAACCATGGTTCTTGGTTGAAAATCCCATCAAACGACTGGGACCCAGTTATAATCGGGTCGGGTCCAGTGATCAGTCGGGTCAGTCCGATCCAATTCGCGCCCCGAGGATCACCCTCCCCTACCGTTGAGGTGGGCAACACATGCAAGTTGAGCATCGACACTTGGTCATCTCTTCATGAATAGATGGGTGGCCCACCTCAAGACTGGATTGGACCCGTGTCTTACGCACGTGCGATTTGGCACGTGGGGGTAATTGGAGGAGGGTATTTTGGGAAGCCGTGTGAAGCCAACGACTTTTCCCACGCTGACGAACCTTGACTTGTCCACCCATCCAGCGATCTCACGAACGTGGGTTAAAAGCCAAGAAGCCCCAAAACCCCTTCCCTATTTAAAAAAACCTCTCCTCCTTCCCTCTTCTCTCTAAAACTTCACCCCCACCATGCCTTATCCTAAGCACCCtcccttcctcttcctctctctcctcattctcttcttttccttctcatCCAATGCCACTCTCTCATCCCCACAATTTCGTGAAGCCCCGCAATTCTACAATTCCCCAAACTGCCCCTCGATCCCACGCACCATCTCCATCTGCGCCCCCTCCACCGTCCACGTGGCGATGACCCTCGACACGGCCTACCTCCGCGGATCAATGGCTGCGATTCTCTCCGTACTCCAGCACTCATCCTGCCCCCAGAACGTCGCCTTCCACTTCGTCGCCGCGTCCAACGACGACCACCTCCGGAGCATGATATCCGCCTCCTTCCCTTACCTCCGATTCCGAGTCTACCACTTCAATGAATCGATCGTGTCGCGACTCATCTCGACCTCGATCCGAGCCGCGCTGGATCGTCCCCTGAACTACGCCCGCACCTACCTGGCCTCACTCCTCCCGGCCTGCGTCCGTCGGGTCGTCTACCTCGACTCGGACCTGGTCCTGGTCGATGACATTACGAAACTCTCGGCGACTGAGCTAGGCGATTCATCCGTGCTGGCCGCGCCGGAGTACTGCAACGCCAACTTCACCACGTATTTCACCCCGGCCTTCTGGTCCAACCCCACCCTCTCGCTAACGTTCGCCGGGAGGAAGGCGTGCTACTTCAACACAGGCGTGATGGTTATAGATCTGAGCCGTTGGCGCGCAGGGGACTACACGGCCAGGATCGAAGAGTGGATGGAGCTGCAGAAGCGGATGCGGATCTACGAGCTCGGATCGCTCCCGCCATTCCTCCTCGTCTTCGCTGGTAACATAGCAGCCGTCGATCACAGATGGAACCAGCACGGCCTCGGCGGTGACAATTTCCGGGGACTCTGCCGGGATCTGCATCCGGGCCCGGTTAGTCTGCTGCATTGGAGCGGGAAAGGCAAGCCCTGGGCCCGTCTCGACGCCAACCGTCCGTGCCCGCTAGACGCGCTCTGGGCGCCCTACGATCTCCTCCAGACCCCGTTTGCGCTGGATTCTTGAGATTGGGCTATTTTGCGCTGCCGGCGCATGTTAGAGATGGGCCGGCGCTGGCATCGGAGGCGACCGTACAGAGTACAGAtaggtttttcttttccttcttttattttcccatctctctctctctctctctctctctcaatgtgaAGAGAATATGCATCATAAAAAAATGGTGTAATTACATGGTAAAAGAAACTTAAATTACGGCTCTGCCACTCCCTGTATGAATTCGctgtctctcttttctttttcttttttttcctctcttttggATTGGTTACTGTGGATGTATTATTTCGTAATAaaaagattaaaataaaaaatttaaaatttatgtatttttgtaattttttaatgcCGAAAATTTTAAAATGCTCCCACAAAAAACAATGTTATTTGATCGGACAATCATGGCTATCCAATGCATCAGTTTTTTGCATATCTAATAATATAAACTGTTACAAACTTGTTTATTTTAATGTTGACGTGTAGTCCGATGATTGGatgtttgggtgggccacactctatCATGAGCTTCCAATAAACTGCCTTCCACTCTGCACATTAGAGTGGGGATGgtgaatttggaccgttcatcaaGTGGCTCTTTCAGTCTATGGCTTTCAGTTAAGAAACTATACCGATCAGATGATTCTAGCCATCGGATCATTGTCTTTAGACGGCTAGGATTGGCAGATAAACGTGCAGTTTCCGAAATTTGGACTTTCCATTGTAGGGGACACTAGATGGACGGTTACTATCCCCCCTCACTGGCCCCCATGCTGAGATGTtatgatgatttgaaccgtctatCTTCTTGTCACCATCATAAATAACCCATGGTCCGCCAAACACGCTACAGTGATGATCCTGGTCATCTATTTATGAAGGTGAATCTGCGCCATTGAAAAcctctttatttttttgtaataataTTCTCCTGTTCTTTCCTtcttaattatttaattttatttttatttttaatgaagtaAAAGATTCctaattaattaaatatttttattttttgattgtgGAATTTCAGTTTGTTATCAAACGCTGAGTATTTGCATGTGGCACACGTGCTtcagatctgaactgttcatctaGTGTCCCGTACTTTAGACGGCATAGAATAAACGTACCTTAGACGGGATAGAATAAAAATTCATACCAGTCAGATGACCCTAGCCATCATTACCATTTTTAGAAGTCCTTCCATAAGTCCTAGCATCACCTGACTGATGTGGTTTACAGGGTACACGTCATCCACGATAGGTCCAGCAGATGAATGGTCCGAATCTTGCACACGTGAAAAGATGCTTCATGACTAAGTAAATTAGTTAATGTTGTGTCTGTATTTCATCATAAAAGAGAAAGCCAAGTAATAATATTTAGCTTACCAAGGtgagattgaagaggtgaatcGCGACACATGTGAAACATGTAACACGTGCGAAGAGATCTGCGACATTAATTGGCGGCTTGTATGGACCACACGCTTTCAAAAATTCTAGGCTGGTTTAAAtaattaaagtggaccacataggtGCAATGAATCCATTGCATTTTGATATTCTTTGTAAGGTCCATTTAATTTATGGGCTAGGTAtgttgaaggttgggcccacctaatgactgtCCAGGATCTCCCACAAATGTCTCAAGTTGGCACGTGTGCCAAGATTCAGCTTTTATAATCAGATTTTCGGTTTACACAAGTGGGACACAAGACACATGATTGGGACTTCCTGACTGTTAGTTTGATTTGATCCGTTGCGATGAACCATGTTCCAAAACGTCACAGATTGCAGTTttcatcttaaccgtctattttcaGTGATAAGTTGATAGGGTGGGACCTTCCACTCTGCAATTTTTTTTGGATTCATCTTCCGTCCCTAGATAGTTCCTCTaagccaatggtctggatcactgaaccatgggccccacttgtacgaaCGGACAATCCCGGGTACACGCGCCTCGATAGATGGAATCACGCCAATCAAGCGAGGGTATCTTCAGTAATTTCCTAATGAGAAAAATCAGCGGATATGATCACCGTCCAGCCTTTTTAAATGTATCATGACCGTTCATCGATTCGCCCAGCTATGAGGCGTGAAAGGGCGAATCAGGCACTAACAATAATAGGAAAGCAACGTAACAACCTGCTGTCATCCACCTCTCTTGATCGGAATCCTCTACAATACACGATGTAGAAAGCGCGTGCAACACCAGATtttgttagggcccaccgtgatatttatttaaaatccactccattgatCGGTTACGCCATTTTTAATATCCGTACATAAAAAGTTAGTTGGATCCAACAATCAGGCTGTCTACACCAACGGAACAATAATAAAATCAAGGCAAAAAAATCTTgattcatttggtgtggtccacctgagtttttaatcaaGTTTATTTCTTTATATAATTTTATCCTGGTCTAATTCAgctgattaatggtttggatcacatataaacaatacggtggccccaatgtttcaatggtgggcgtatCCATCTCTaatgttccttgtggtgtggcccactttagatttgtatgggcctgatttttggattcagGTAATAACATAAGATTCTGCAACTAATGTACGGAGtggaacacacgcacacacatcaggATGGGCCAACAGAGATCTGGTGTTGTACGCTCTTCGTACAACAGGTGTTGTGGAGGATTTCGTTCCCACGTAAACGTAATCTACATGCATTCTTTTCTTATATTCCACTTCTAATCTGGCTAAGTTATTAttgttctcttttttatttttatttattttattttttagagtgATGATGACCGTTCATCCATAGAGTGGTCCGGTAGGCGGACGGACTTCATCCACTGCTTCCTAACGACACCTACAGTGGTTGGTACGTTGCATGGAAGGTCCATCCGATGGCTTACACGGaatcggtagtgacccctccagtactgaCGTCGGCGATGGAAAAGCCTTGTGGGatcccccatgatgtatgtgttttatccacgccgtccatccattttgtgagatcattcttAGGACATGTGCCAAATGctaaggcagatcaaaagctcaagtggaccacaccacaataagtaGTGGGGATGATGACgccaaccgttgaaacattccaatggcccacctcaatgtttatatgccatcgaacctgttcataaagtcagtCATAAACAGGGAATTAAGGGAAAACAGAGATATCAGCTGTCCAAAACCTCTACGGctctaagaaaattttaatgatgagcTTTCAATCGGCAATCTGTGGtcaacttgagttttgtatctgactcattttttagctcataacctaaaatgatccggaaaatttgatggacggcgtggataaaacacatacgtgggcccacagaatttttcCAGCACCGACGTCGGCACTGG harbors:
- the LOC131218557 gene encoding probable galacturonosyltransferase-like 1 encodes the protein MPYPKHPPFLFLSLLILFFSFSSNATLSSPQFREAPQFYNSPNCPSIPRTISICAPSTVHVAMTLDTAYLRGSMAAILSVLQHSSCPQNVAFHFVAASNDDHLRSMISASFPYLRFRVYHFNESIVSRLISTSIRAALDRPLNYARTYLASLLPACVRRVVYLDSDLVLVDDITKLSATELGDSSVLAAPEYCNANFTTYFTPAFWSNPTLSLTFAGRKACYFNTGVMVIDLSRWRAGDYTARIEEWMELQKRMRIYELGSLPPFLLVFAGNIAAVDHRWNQHGLGGDNFRGLCRDLHPGPVSLLHWSGKGKPWARLDANRPCPLDALWAPYDLLQTPFALDS